In the genome of Pseudobdellovibrionaceae bacterium, one region contains:
- a CDS encoding ATP-dependent zinc metalloprotease FtsH, producing MKNASQKTFAMWAIFVVLAIVLIQNYQEKNKAFIKDFDYNQFRHALTVKHVKDVTFEIADNDSIGEIVGTMKEEFKKEYKGAVKFKVQGDISAQGRLLVEKNGLTPNYKKVKESFFVSLLLSWLPFVFLIVIFLFFFKQMQSGGSKIMSFGKSKAKMMDQSKNKITFKDVAGVEEAKEDLVEIVDFLKNPKKFTNMGAKIPKGVLLVGPPGTGKTLLAKAMAGEADAPFFSISGSDFVEMFVGVGASRVRDLFEQGKKHAPCVIFIDEIDAVGRHRGSGMGGGHDEREQTLNQLLVEMDGFEFNNGVIVLAATNRLDVLDPALLRPGRFDRSVMVPVPDLTGREEVLKIYVNKLPEEKIASNVDLQAVARGTTGFSGADLANLVNEAALRAARLNKQQISMEDLEQSRDKILMGAERKSMKVTEQDKKITAYHEAGHAIVGKLLPQMDPIHKISIIPRGRALGVTQTLPKEEELNMTKTKAHNLLSFLFGGRVAEELIFKDFTTGASNDIERATDLARKIICEWGMNDNIGPINFADSDKPVFVGMQSVGQSKYSEKKAEEIDNEISSLIHAAKIKATEILKDNENLLHTLAKALLQFETIDNKEFELIMSGESLDQLEIYREEQVQILKQEAANSEKNAKAEAAIKKQEVSADINLKPNPNVAG from the coding sequence ATGAAAAATGCATCTCAAAAAACATTTGCAATGTGGGCTATATTTGTTGTGTTAGCTATTGTGTTAATACAAAACTATCAAGAAAAGAATAAAGCTTTTATTAAAGATTTTGATTACAATCAATTTAGGCACGCTTTAACGGTAAAACATGTAAAAGATGTCACTTTTGAAATTGCAGACAACGACAGTATTGGCGAAATTGTTGGTACTATGAAAGAAGAGTTTAAAAAAGAATACAAGGGTGCTGTAAAATTTAAAGTACAAGGGGATATTAGTGCGCAAGGGCGATTGCTTGTGGAAAAAAATGGACTAACTCCTAATTATAAAAAAGTAAAAGAATCCTTTTTTGTCTCTTTGTTGTTAAGTTGGTTACCGTTTGTATTTTTAATTGTTATTTTTTTATTTTTCTTTAAGCAGATGCAATCGGGAGGAAGTAAAATTATGAGCTTTGGAAAAAGCAAAGCTAAGATGATGGACCAATCTAAAAATAAAATAACTTTTAAAGATGTTGCTGGTGTAGAAGAAGCCAAAGAGGATTTAGTAGAAATTGTGGACTTTTTAAAAAACCCTAAAAAATTTACCAATATGGGAGCAAAAATTCCAAAAGGAGTTTTGTTAGTGGGCCCTCCTGGTACAGGGAAAACTTTACTAGCTAAAGCCATGGCGGGCGAAGCCGATGCTCCATTTTTTAGCATTTCGGGTTCAGACTTTGTAGAAATGTTTGTGGGTGTGGGTGCCTCTAGAGTAAGAGATTTGTTTGAGCAAGGAAAAAAACATGCTCCTTGTGTTATTTTTATTGACGAAATAGATGCCGTAGGTCGACACCGTGGATCGGGTATGGGTGGAGGACATGATGAAAGAGAACAAACTTTAAATCAACTACTAGTAGAAATGGATGGTTTTGAATTTAATAATGGAGTTATTGTTTTAGCTGCCACCAATCGTTTAGATGTGCTTGACCCAGCCCTTTTAAGACCAGGAAGATTTGACCGCAGTGTAATGGTTCCTGTTCCCGATTTAACAGGAAGAGAAGAGGTTTTAAAAATTTATGTTAATAAACTTCCTGAAGAAAAAATAGCAAGCAATGTAGATTTACAGGCTGTAGCTAGAGGAACCACTGGTTTTTCGGGAGCCGATTTAGCCAATTTAGTTAATGAAGCCGCTTTGCGAGCTGCTCGTTTAAATAAACAACAAATTTCCATGGAAGACTTAGAACAATCTAGAGATAAAATTTTAATGGGTGCAGAGCGAAAATCCATGAAAGTTACAGAACAGGATAAAAAAATTACGGCCTACCATGAAGCAGGTCACGCCATTGTGGGAAAGTTATTGCCACAAATGGACCCTATTCATAAAATTAGTATTATTCCTAGAGGACGAGCCTTGGGGGTCACACAAACCCTTCCCAAAGAAGAAGAATTAAATATGACGAAAACTAAAGCGCATAATTTATTATCTTTTTTATTTGGAGGAAGAGTTGCCGAAGAATTAATTTTTAAAGATTTTACTACAGGGGCTTCTAACGATATTGAACGAGCTACAGATTTAGCACGAAAAATTATTTGTGAATGGGGAATGAATGACAACATTGGTCCAATTAATTTTGCAGACTCTGACAAACCGGTTTTTGTAGGTATGCAAAGTGTGGGGCAAAGTAAATATTCTGAAAAGAAAGCAGAAGAAATTGATAACGAAATTTCGTCTTTAATTCATGCGGCCAAAATAAAAGCCACAGAAATTTTAAAAGACAATGAAAATTTATTACACACTTTAGCCAAAGCATTATTACAGTTTGAAACTATTGATAATAAAGAATTTGAGTTAATTATGAGCGGTGAAAGTTTAGATCAGTTAGAAATTTATCGAGAAGAGCAAGTGCAAATTTTAAAGCAAGAAGCTGCTAATAGTGAAAAAAATGCTAAGGCAGAGGCTGCTATAAAAAAACAAGAAGTTTCTGCAGATATTAATTTAAAGCCCAATCCCAATGTGGCAGGCTAA